DNA from Pelodiscus sinensis isolate JC-2024 chromosome 1, ASM4963464v1, whole genome shotgun sequence:
aagaacgccttctttcgaaagaggaactttcgaaagaaggcgttcttcctcgtgaaatgacgtttaccgccatcgaaagaaaagccgcgttctttcgatttaatttcgaaagaacgcggcttgagtctggacgcaggggaagttttttcggaaaaaggctacttttcccgaaaaaaaccctgagtctggacacagcccaggggaaGAATGTGGGTCTTTGCCAGGAAGTGTCAAGTTGCGATACTCAGGGGGCACGGCTTCCGTGGGAGCCCATGGAGAGGCGGTGGAGGGTGTGTCTCACCAGGGCCGTGGTAACTTATGGCATCAGCGATGATGTCACAGTGCAGATGCAGGAGGTTGCGGCAGCATCAGCAGCTGCTGTGGGTGCAGTAGAGGAGCAGAGCCAGATGGGAACCTGGAGACCTTGAGGTGGCTCCCCTTGGTCCTCTCCAGAGGCCCCTGAGTAGAGGTGGCGTGTAGCAGGGAGGCAGAAGACGTGTCCTATCTCTCTCATACCCACCCCTGTGCCGAAGCTGGCAAATGCCCCATGCCAGAGACCTCTTCTGCCAACCATGGTCAGAAGCGGAGACAACCCCGGAGCTGATCCAGAGCCTGCCACCTCTCCCCGAGTCATCAGGGTGACGGTGAAGACCCCCCGGCAGAAGGAGGAGTTTTTGGTGCGCGAGGACAGGCCCATCAAGGAGTTTAAGGACAACATCTCCGCTCGTTTCTCCTCTCCCACCGACCAGCTGGTGCTGATATTCGCCGGCAGGATCCTGAAGGATCACCAGACCCTGCGCCAGCACGGCATCCATGACGCCGCCACCGTCTACCTCGTCATCCAGTCGAGGAGATCCCAGGAGCATGCGGGTCAGAACACCAGCTCCCCGAAAGGTGATGCTGCCACCCCGGGGGAGGACGGCCTCCTCTCCAGGCCGGACTCGACCGGCAGCGTGGCCTTCGGCACGGACGGCCTGCAGGAGTTCGTCAGCAGCCTCGGCCTGAACACGGCCAACTTCTCCGCCTTCCAGAGCCAGCTGACGTCCAACCCCGAGATGATGTTCCAGCTCCTGGAGAACCCCTTCATCCAGAGCCGGCTCTCCAACCCGGACCTGATGGCCGATTTGATCGCGGACAACCCTCTGACGCAGCAAGTCATCCAGAAAAGCCCGGAGATCGGCCGCTTCCTGAACACGCCCGACATGCTGGGGCTCATGGTGGAGCTCGCTCGGAGCCCGGCCACCGTGCGGGAAATCATGAAGGACCCCAGCCaggccttgggcttcctggccagCATCCTGGGGGGAGGCAGCGATCGCCCGGATTTCCTGCCGACGGCCGCGCAGACGGAGGGGGCGGGGAACTCGCCGGCTTCTCCGAGGAACGGCTCACCCCTCGCCAGCAGCCAAGCCCCTTTGCGTGCGAGAAGGAGACCTTCCCCCCCAGCTTCTCCCACgccctccagctcccccagcgacagcagcagctgcagcggcTGCAGCTTGAGTGACTGCCCTGCCCCGAGCTACGTCGGAGCCAGCCTGGAGCCAGGAAAAGGAACCGGAGCTGACATCTCGACCATCCTCAAGAGCTTGCTGCAGCAGACCATCAAACCGCTGGTGCAGAACATCCTGGCTGCCTCCGGTGCAAGGGGCGAGCGGCAGCCGTTCAGCCAGAACCCCGACCCGGGGCCACAGGAGCTGCCGCAGGGCCCCCCACCAGATGGGAAGTCTCCCACGCAGCCCCTCCTGGCCTCCCATCCACCAAGCCAGCCCCCGGAGGCTCTGCCGGACCTTCGAGAAATGCCAGCGCTGGCACAGATTCAGCAGAGGCTGCAGGCCCTGGCGATGGGagaacccggggtccccctgcagtTCCTCTCTCCTTTAGTGGGGCTGGGGCACCCTGACTCTGTCTCTGGGCTCAACGAAGCCGCCCCCCCGGCCTCCGCCGCGTCCAGCCCGCCGTTCACCGTGCAGCAGATGCTGCAGGCGCTTGCCGGAGCAAATCCTCCGGGAGCCCAAAATCTCTAAAAAGGTGCCGGGGCTGCTGAACGCCAGGGGATTCCTAAGCCGCCGTGTAAATTTCCCCAGCTCCGCCAGCAGCCAGAGAAGATGCGGATGTGACAAGGACAGACTCTTTCGTGGACTCCCAGCCACCCCAGCAACACGGCGGTCGcttaataagaaaaaaaaaccaaccctaaaGACACAAAAACCAAAGAAGAATGCCATGATTTCTGATAAAAAGGCCTTACATCTTTCAGCCCCTCCTTTGTGTATTTCATTCTGGCTCAGGTCTCTCAGCCTAAAGTAGGAGAGCAGCAGCCGTAGCCATAAGGGGGTTCAAAGCGGACTCTGATAAAGGGGTTTCCTGCATCAAAAACAAATAAagtgagaggaagaaaaaaaatagagctgAAAAAAACCTGTCTTATTTTCCAAGAGAAAACACAGAGAAAACCATTTCCGGGTGGGGCTTAGCAGCTGTTTCATGAACCCCAACACATGGGGAGAAAATAAGGACAGTTtctggttgatttttttaaaattaaacattttcaaccagctctactaACAATCAGTTCCCAGGTGTAGTAGAAAGAGAGAGCTGAAAGTGTGGGGCCCCGTGGAAGGCCTGAGGCCACAGCCGGGGCCTGGCCTAACATTCCTGTGCGAGGTTGGGGTGTCCTCGTGCGGGCTGCTGGGGTGTATTTGCACAGTCGGTGTGTTCCCAACAGGCTGACCGTCCCTGTGTTGAGTTCCTGTTTCCGACACTGCCTGACAGGCCGGCGTCTGCTTTGACAAGGGCTTGACAGAGGCTCGTGGAATAACTTTGGCTCACTTTAGTTCAGGCCTCTGGTTTGTGTCAGGCTCTCTCCCTGTTGCACCAACAGGCGCCTGTTGATATTTCAAAAACATCCTTATCCTGAAAATTGTTCCTCACACGCCTCACCGACTGCTCCCTGCAAGATCAAGATCTGCAGCAATGTGGCTGTAGCCAGTTGTTGAAGTTAATCATTGAATCCCAGGGTGCTCAGAGACCTCTGGAGTCatcgcgtccagccc
Protein-coding regions in this window:
- the LOC142826609 gene encoding ubiquilin-1-like, with protein sequence MVRSGDNPGADPEPATSPRVIRVTVKTPRQKEEFLVREDRPIKEFKDNISARFSSPTDQLVLIFAGRILKDHQTLRQHGIHDAATVYLVIQSRRSQEHAGQNTSSPKGDAATPGEDGLLSRPDSTGSVAFGTDGLQEFVSSLGLNTANFSAFQSQLTSNPEMMFQLLENPFIQSRLSNPDLMADLIADNPLTQQVIQKSPEIGRFLNTPDMLGLMVELARSPATVREIMKDPSQALGFLASILGGGSDRPDFLPTAAQTEGAGNSPASPRNGSPLASSQAPLRARRRPSPPASPTPSSSPSDSSSCSGCSLSDCPAPSYVGASLEPGKGTGADISTILKSLLQQTIKPLVQNILAASGARGERQPFSQNPDPGPQELPQGPPPDGKSPTQPLLASHPPSQPPEALPDLREMPALAQIQQRLQALAMGEPGVPLQFLSPLVGLGHPDSVSGLNEAAPPASAASSPPFTVQQMLQALAGANPPGAQNL